The nucleotide sequence TTCTACCAAAGAATGTAATCAGTGTAATTTGTGCATTGATTTATGTCCTGTTCAAGCCATTTCATATAAGCGAAATCATCCCTTTTGGTCTTATAAATGTGAGAGTTGTATGCGCTGTATGAATATTTGTCCTGAGCGTGCCATTCAAACTTCTCATGGATATTCTATCCCCTTGTGGATTGCCATTTCAGGCATTATTGAGTCATTTGTTTTCTCAGAAATTAACAAAATCTCGGATGTTCTCTCTCAAAAAAATATCTGGACGACTATTCTTGATTTCCTAATTCAGGGAATCACTTTTCTATTGGTTATTTTTATTGCTTATTTCTGTACACATTTCCTATTAAAAATAAAGGTTGTTGACATCTTCTTTCGCTATACTTCACTCACATATTTCAAATTCTGGAGACGGTATAGAAGCCCTGATACAAAAATAAGTGGGTATAAAAAAGATCGGATTCAAACTACTTGATAAATTCTATGCAAAATGGGTATTTATAATCCTGATCCATTGTGGCTTTGATGGCATTTATAATGGAAATGGCCGTTATAAAAACGCCCATAATAGGGAGAACTAAAAATCCAATTACGACAAATATGAGCATTGAGGCTGCAAATAAATAGATGCAAAAACTTATTTGAAAGTTTAAAACAGCTTTGGCATGTTTATCAAAATCAGGAATCTCATCTCGCTTAAATAGCCAAATTAATAAGCCAATAAGTACAATGGGCATGATGCTACTCACATGCAAAGCTGCAATCCAAAATTTGCTGTAATCCTTTTGAATAGGTGTATCCATATCTATAAATTCATTGATGTCGACATCAAGTGCTTTAGCAATTGCTTTAAGCGTGTAAGCACGTGCAACTACATCTCCTCTTTCGAGACGCTGAATAGATCTGATATTAAGTTTTGAAGCTAATGC is from Bacteroidota bacterium and encodes:
- a CDS encoding helix-turn-helix domain-containing protein, which encodes MHSQLIGKKIAELRKVKSLTQNELALASKLNIRSIQRLERGDVVARAYTLKAIAKALDVDINEFIDMDTPIQKDYSKFWIAALHVSSIMPIVLIGLLIWLFKRDEIPDFDKHAKAVLNFQISFCIYLFAASMLIFVVIGFLVLPIMGVFITAISIINAIKATMDQDYKYPFCIEFIK